From Glycine max cultivar Williams 82 chromosome 11, Glycine_max_v4.0, whole genome shotgun sequence, the proteins below share one genomic window:
- the LOC102668598 gene encoding protein MAIN-LIKE 2-like: MVRTRGLGHALARVIGRGRQDEHDAVDAPQRRRPTASARRRRVYITVDEGIPQVTEDVPHMAEDVPQVTEDVPHMADDVAQRSEDVPQMTADVDATVAEDLSRDGAEGSYTDEGFPGGPRDPSVLTSFAKHVTHAIWTGQERPELKLVSHGRKVALIGRPIPAIEGLVVAIRLSPLIECSVVTSDLGLISAFVERWHRETSTFHLPVGELTITLDDASSLLRLPISGAFHSFEALSVDEAVFLLTVLLEVSGEEARAETVRARGAYVRLSWVRDIYEMRCQARRRIVAARAYLLHPVGCTLFSNKSATNVHVVHLEAFRDLGQSGGYAWGAAALVHMYDQLDEASRITTRQIGGHLTLLQCVTDDAYEEMSPRASRWLTMKAHMKGIIGAPYWACCDALTVIDVCWLPYSDHRGDDYEGYEAIAERLECVLNLRLVTAGTELHDIIQDCLRIARGGASVDGSVRARQR; encoded by the exons atggttagaacacgaggtttaggtcaTGCTTTAGCTAGGGTTATAGGTAGAGGTAGACAGGATGAGCATGATGCAGTCGATGCTCCCCAGAGGCGTAGACCTACTGCATCAGCCCGTAGGCGACGAGTATATATTACGGTTGATGAGGGTATTCCTCAGGTGACTGAGGATGTTCCTCATATGGCGGAGGATGTTCCTCAGGTGACTGAGGATGTCCCTCATATGGCTGACGATGTTGCTCAGAGGAGTGAAGATGTGCCTCAGATGACCGCAGACGTAGATGCGACTGTTGCAGAGGACTTAAGTCGTGATGGTGCTGAGGGGTCATATACTGAtgagggattccctggtgggCCCCGTGACCCATCAGTTCTGACTTCATTTGCGAAGCATGTCACACATGCCATTTGGACTGGACAG gagcgtCCTGAGCTAAAGTTGGTGTCACACGGGAGGAAGGTGGCGTTAATTGGGAGGCCAATACCTGCGATTGAAGGGCTGGTTGTTGCCATAAGATTAAGTCCATTGATCGAGTGTTCAGTTGTAACCAGCGATCTtggacttatatccgcatttgtggagaggtggcacaggGAGACCAGCACCTTTCACCTTCCAGTAGGAGAGTTGACGATCACACTAGATGATGCGTCGTCACTCCTCCGTCTCCCTATCAGTGGTGCCTTCCACAGTTTCGAGGCTCTTTCCGTGGACGAGGCGGTATTTTTGTTGACGGTGTTGCTCGAGGTGTCTGGTGAGGAGGCTAGAGCCGAGACAGTACGAGCACGCGGGGCATATGTACGCCTCTCATGGGTTCGGGACATCTATGAGATGAGATGCCAAGCAAGACGACGGATTGTAGCAGCTCGTGCTTATCTCCTGCATCCggtcggttgcactcttttttctaacaagagtgcaacaaaTGTTCATGTGGTGCATCTAGAGGCTTTTCGCGACCTGGGTCAGAGTGGGGGTTATGCCTGGGGAGCTGCGGCCctggttcatatgtatgaccagttagatgaAGCTTCTAGGATCACGACACGACAGATTGGGGGACACCTTACTTTATtacag TGTGTCACCGATGATGCGTATGAGGAGATGTCCCCTCGTGCCTCTCGGTGGTTGACGATGAAGGCTCATATGAAGGGAATTATAGGAGCACCATACTGGGCATGTTGTGATGCTTTGACGGTCATAGACGTGTGCTGGTTGCCTTACAGTGACCATCGAGGG GATGATTACGAAGGTTATGAGGCGATCGCAGAAAGGTTGGAgtgtgtgctcaaccttaggttGGTCACTGCAGGGACAGAGTTACATGATATCATCCAAGATTGCCTGAGGATCGCCAGAGGGGGTGCCAGCGTAGATGGAAGTGTTAGGGCTCGACAAAGATAG